Proteins found in one Aspergillus puulaauensis MK2 DNA, chromosome 8, nearly complete sequence genomic segment:
- a CDS encoding cell wall mannoprotein 1 family protein (COG:D;~EggNog:ENOG410Q1ZR;~InterPro:IPR021054;~PFAM:PF12296;~SECRETED:SignalP(1-17)), with the protein MKFSGLFTLALATVAIATPAKRADSAADIIDNISAQVDKFDEAVSAYKGGDPSKTLEASDELIKVIKSSVEQVNSGPDLSNSDALALTSPVQDLTKKVEGVVDKVISAKSEVVKAGAGGDVKQSLNDQYDAASSLAKALSSKVPESLSDIAEELSSGITDAIQKGVDAYKDVSDSDGGDSTSSSSSAEPTETSTGSSTETATDEPTPTSSTPVIPTGGSEPTGSSTPTSSPTGSATPPEFTGAASKQSFSLVGGALAAVAVAVAV; encoded by the coding sequence ATGAAGTTCTCCGGCTTGTTCACCCTGGCTCTTGCCACTGTTGCTATTGCTACCCCGGCCAAGCGCGCCGACTCTGCTGCCGACATCATCGACAACATCTCTGCCCAGGTCGACAAGTTCGACGAGGCCGTCAGCGCCTACAAGGGCGGCGACCCCTCCAAGACCCTCGAGGCCTCTGACGAGCTCATCAAGGTCATCAAGAGCTCCGTCGAGCAGGTCAACAGCGGCCCCGACCTCTCCAACTCCGACGCTCTGGCTCTCACCAGCCCCGTCCAGGACCTGACCAAGAAGGTCGAGGGTGTCGTCGACAAGGTCATCTCCGCCAAGTCTGAGGTCGTCAaggccggcgccggcggcgACGTCAAGCAGTCCCTCAACGACCAGTACGACGCTGCCTCCTCGCTCGCCAAGGCCCTCTCCTCCAAGGTCCCTGAGTCTCTCTCTGACATCGCCGAGGAGCTCTCTTCCGGTATCACCGATGCCATCCAGAAGGGTGTCGACGCCTACAAGGACGTCTCCGACTCCGACGGCGGCGACtccacctcttcttcctcttctgctgaGCCCACCGAGACCTCCACTGGCTCTTCCACTGAGACTGCCACTGACGAGCCCACTCccacctcttccaccccTGTGATCCCCACCGGTGGCTCTGAGCCCACTGGCTCCAGCACCCCTACCAGCTCTCCCACCGGCTCCGCCACTCCCCCCGAGTTCACCGGCGCTGCCTCCAAGCAGAGCTTCTCCCTCGTCGGCGGTGCTCTTGCTGCCGTTGCCGTCGCTGTTGCCGTCTAA
- a CDS encoding WW domain protein (COG:S;~EggNog:ENOG410Q0RC;~InterPro:IPR036020,IPR001202;~TransMembrane:1 (i190-209o);~go_function: GO:0005515 - protein binding [Evidence IEA]) codes for MSYYGESGGYYGSEGRPPYNPNPGYDRPPYERPPYERPPYEEHRGSPYQRPPYEEHRGSPYERPPYEGERSGSYDSRPHYSSAPPSARPPQYPPPPLPYGWIQEWEPSARRAFFVETATGRSEWSLPADASYGEQSRGGGEPYPPPVPAAYPPHEGGYPPQYPPQYPPQEGYGGEYPEEKKKEKSDKGKYLAAGAAGLAIGAVGGAILGHELTENSDGSGSDHEEEAHYSDDGSD; via the exons ATGTCCTACTACGGAGAATCAGGCGGCTACTACGGCAGCGAAGGACGCCCCCCATACAACCCCAACCCGGGCTACGACCGCCCTCCATACGAGCGCCCTCCATACGAACGACCCCCTTACGAAGAACACCGCGGCTCGCCATACCAAAGACCACCATACGAAGAACACCGCGGCTCTCCCTACGAGCGCCCGCCCTACGAAGGCGAGCGCAGCGGCTCCTACGACAGCCGTCCTCACTACTCCAGCGCCCCCCCCTCTGCTCGCCCACCGCAATACCCCCCACCCCCTCTCCCCTACGGCTGGATCCAGGAATGGGAGCCTAGCGCCCGCCGCGCATTTTTCGTGGAGACCGCTACTGGCCGGTCTGAGTGGTCGCTCCCCGCTGATGCTTCGTATGGTGAGCAGTcgcgtggtggtggtgagccCTATCCTCCTCCTGTGCCGGCGGCGTATCCGCCCCATGAGGGTGGATATCCGCCTCAGTACCCGCCTCAGTATCCCCCCCAGGAGGGGTATGGCGGTGAATACcccgaggagaagaagaaggagaagagcgaTAAAGGGAAGTACCTTGCTGCGGGCGCGGCTGGGTTGGCGATTGGTGCCGTTGGAGGGGCGATTTTGGGTCATGAGCTTA CTGAAAACAGTgatggctctggctctgaccATGAAGAGGAGGCACATTACTCCGACGATGGGTCTGACTAG